In Drosophila yakuba strain Tai18E2 chromosome 2R, Prin_Dyak_Tai18E2_2.1, whole genome shotgun sequence, a single genomic region encodes these proteins:
- the LOC122319534 gene encoding uncharacterized protein LOC122319534 has translation MRWSGSRAGHINIIQYFALTEDAKDDTKDDFYTALPATLNKTRQGDINILMGDFNAKVGPNNTGLRSVMGLHGTGTRNDNRERLVELFQLFQLVIGRTIIPHKDVHKYSWTSPSGNTGN, from the coding sequence ATGAGGTGGTCTGGCAGTAGAGCTGGACATATAAACATCATACAATACTTTGCCCTGACGGAAGACGCCAAAGATGACACCAAGGACGACTTCTACACTGCCCTCCCAGCAACGCTCAACAAGACACGGCAAGGTGACATTAACATCCTTATGGGTGACTTTAATGCGAAAGTAGGTCCCAACAACACCGGACTAAGATCTGTCATGGGCCTACATGGAACTGGGACTCGCAATGACAACCGAGAGAGATTAGTGGAACTCTTCCAGCTATTCCAACTGGTTATCGGCCGCACAATAATCCCACACAAAGATGtccacaaatactcctggacatctcCTAGTGGTAACACGGGCAACTAG
- the LOC122319533 gene encoding uncharacterized protein LOC122319533 encodes MSSISDYMVTRTCPDVRTTTFMGPDEWKTGQDHVQHLNIYTHGSEIEGRAEVFAKGKAEELAQSIDRQHEAVNLFVDSQAAIRSMQSSAVSSKSVLASREALDILTTTTSKRIYWVPSHQGIDGNETADELAKEGVGLANKGSEKVPVFLRTLQSELERRTDTQAKSRWRRTSTT; translated from the exons ATGAGCAGTATATCTGACTACATGGTCACCAGAACGTGCCCAGATGTAAGAACAACAACATTCATGGGACCAGACGAATGGAAAACAGGTCAGGACCATGTTCAACACCTCAATATATACACGCACGGCTCCGAGATAGAAGGACGA GCGGAAGTATTCGCCAAAGGGAAAGCGGAAGAGCTTGCTCAGAGCATTGACCGCCAACATGAAGCGGTCAACTTGTTCGTAGACAGTCAAGCGGCGATAAGATCCATGCAATCGTCAGCGGTCAGTTCCAAAAGTGTACTGGCAAGCAGGGAGGCACTAGATATCCTTACCACAACCACGTCAAAGCGGATCTACTGGGTTCCCAGCCACCAGGGCATCGATGGTAATGAGACGGCCGACGAGCTTGCAAAGGAAGGCGTCGGACTGGCGAATAAAGGATCAGAAAAAGTTCCTGTCTTCCTTAGAACGCTCCAAAGCGAACTGGAAAGACGGACCGACACACAAGCCAAAAGCAGATGGAGGAGAACTTCCACCACctga